Within the Eucalyptus grandis isolate ANBG69807.140 chromosome 1, ASM1654582v1, whole genome shotgun sequence genome, the region aacagagcgacctatttttttccaatcaatccaGGGGAATCTCGACGTCGCCGTCTGAAATCTCCTCCTGCAGATCCTTGGGGTCCTTCCCGTCGACCGTACACCCGACGGACACGCACGTCCCGAGGATCTCCTTCACCGTCCCGCTGAGATCCTTGGCCATGGACCTCGGCTTCATCACCTTGGCGATCTCGATGACGTCGTCGAGCGAGATGTTGCCGTTGTGCTTGATGTTCTTGGTCTTCTTCCGGTCGCGCTCGGGCTCCTTGAGGGCCTTGATCACGAGGGCGGCCGCGGACGGGACCACCGAGACCTTGGCCTGCCGGTTCTGGACGGTGAGCTTCACGGTGACCCGGAGGCCCTTCCAGTCCTTGGCGGTCTCCTTGGCGATGTCCTCACCGATCTTCTTCGGGGAGAGGCCGAGGGGCCCGATCTTGGGGGCCAGGGAGCTGGCCGCGCCGACCTCGCCGCCGGTCACACGGACGTAGACGTCGACGACCTGCGAGGGGTCGAACTTCGGCGGCATCGTGGAGGGTTCGCGGCGGCCGGGAAGAGGGAGCGAGGGAGGAGAGGGCGGCGGGAGTGCAGGGAAGCGGCGAGAGGGAAGCCGGAGGTGCGAGTTTCTTTGCGTGGTTTATATCGGTAGGGTTTTTGCGGGATGTTATGAAATGACGTTTCTGTCCTCGGCCTTGTTGGGTTAACTTTTTGTTTGGGCAAGAGCCTCCTTCTGCCTTTGGGCCGGACGCCTCGGAGGTTGATGCGTCGGCGTACGATGATGGAAACAATAATAACTTCcatttaatgtgcaatgtggtcTATAATGCTTAATGTGTAATGtaatctttaaaattttaatttattcaatataattatattcaatttagttcatgaATCATATGGAAATGTTCACTGttatcttttaattaattcaagtttaagGACTAAATTTAACGTTTTCGTATAGTTTAGGGACTAATTGAATATGTGCCAAAATttcaatgatcaaattgaataaatgaaagatttaggaatCATGTTGCATGTCAAGTCAAGTTTATGGattaattatgttatttttcctaTAATGATATTGTTTCTATATCTTCGTGAGATGTCTTATAGAGTTTGATTTAATGGATTTGGAGCGAGGCCCATCAAGAATAGCTTAGACTTACCTCTTAACTCTTTTTAGTGGACTTAGTGTTGGCCCGTATTCTTTTTATACGTGAAAACCTGATTGGCTCGTGTTCTCCTAGCCATCAAGCGTCATGGCTCTTTCTATTTATTAGGGGACTTTCGGGTGTTGACTCTTCATTAATTTTGCACTTCTTTGCTCCTCCGCTTTGGTATTTTTGAACTtaaaaatgaacttaaaaatttCGGTCGTAGAATTCTCCATGACTAATTTTTGTCAACTTCTCTTGACTTACAACAACTCTAAGCAACTGAAGACATTCCTCACATGCTTACCTAGCATTCATGTCTACTAGAATTACGTTCTCCCCTTCTCACGCCCTTTCTACTTCATCTTGCTTTTGGTGTTACCGTCGTGCAATCCTAACCCTTCTGCAAGGCAAAGGGACCTATGGAGTAAACCTCCTAGGTGTCTAATTGACCCATAATTGGTGGCTATTCTAGTCTTGTTATAACTTTATTGATCAATTGcatagatttaaaactaaaaaccTAGGATATAGGACCATTCTAGAAAACGAGATGCTACTAATTGGGGACTTCCAAAATTCGATGTGCCACAATATTAAGAATGAAGATGGAAAAGTGGGCGAGGATCAATTTTTCTAACTCTTATATCGCCGTAGAGTCCTTTTCTCTTGAAGCAAGTGGAAATGAGATTAGAGAATACCAAAGCTCTCTAGAAGAAATGTTGTAACTGGGTTGCATCGGTGATCCAATCTATTATGTGGCCCAAAGAATGACCCAACTTTTCAATTAATCAGCTAAAGAGAGACAAAGTCTCTTCAATCTTTAACCCCACTTTTTTGGCACCGCGACCTACCCCATTCTTGAGCTCCTTCGCTAGTCCAATTCACGTCggcttcttcaatcttcttcattGCCAAAGCTCCCATCACATGGCGAGTATCGATCGGTTCGCATTCAAAGAAAGGTTAAATGTTTATGCTAACAAGCTACAAAGCGTATTCAACAATATCCCATGTATTACTTTCAAATCCAAATTACTTAGAATAATGAAAATCATAATACTAGTGCTTCCATGATTCAGTAAAAACTTCAACTTTGGAATCGATCTTGTATGCTTGAAAATTCTAGAATTATGAATTCTGATTCTTTCAGGAATCCGATTCCACGATGAACTAAGACCGGGCAGTTTTCAATGCCCTGGAATTTTCTTTAATCATGGGCACGAAAGGATTTTTATAGACTCGAATTATGAAAAGCATACCTGGTCACAGTACATGAGTTATGTTTTTTGTGGAAACTGGAGTATGCTTTGAACTCAATAAATTCCACTGCCGCAGTGATGGAAGTGTAAAGCTGGGAGACGACGAGGAAGAGGTGGTGGAGGGGATGGTGAAGGTGGCTGAATCGCGGTGGCTCAGTGGCAATTCCGGTGGTGTGGTATTTTGGGGGCAACAGCTGCGGGCATAAGTTGGGTTGACAAACTCAAGTAATCTAGTAACCGATCAAGTCAAATGTGTGGTTGGGGGTTGATCTAATATGGGttagctttttttttggtaaaagaaagtTTCTCATTCATAGAgttcaaaataaagtaaatctccaaAGAGCTTAAGGGGATAAATAACCGAATTTTGTGgtgacttttttgttttttatttttactttggtAACTCAATCTACTATAGCGTTGGACTTTCTATTACAATAGGCTAGCAAAAGATGGAAAAAGTGCACTAATAGATCATGGCCTTCTTTGATAAGCGCTTCAGTTTCCCAATTTGTAATGATCTGAGCTCGAAAGAGCCCTTACCTAATCGGAGTTATACGACCCTAATACGGAAGTCTCTTCGGTTCATGCGGCGAAGTGGCTTTAGGGTTACCAGGAGGGCGAGCAACTCTGCTTGCGCCGCTCGATTAAACATGCCATTGAATTGCATGTCAATCCAATCCGCGTTTTGACGGGaattcatgaataaagaaaaaaaaaaagaagccttGTCAGATCGTCACATCGGACTAAAATCGCGAGCCAACTCGCTAAACTAATCGCGAGTTAACTCGCACCAGCCCGAGCCTTCTGGCTGTCTACTCTCGTGGGCCATAAAACCCAATGGGCCTCCAGCCCATCTAGTAGTATGTGGAGCCAAGCCTTGCTTAACTGAGACGCACTCACTAGCTTCACAATGTGGCCCATGTGGGGGGAAGGAAACTCGCCGTACTGACGCTAAtagcaaaaatactaataaTCTTGATATACCTTCTTGTCATTTCTCCCCCAACTTccgctctcttttttttttgaaaaaaaaaaaagcgatgAGGTTGCCCTGAACCATTTGAATCACTACAATACTTGATTCAAAAGGTTCTCACAAagaccaaaaatatttgtttacacaacgataaatataaaatatcttgaaatttaaattataaatttaagaatggataaaagaaaagcatctaattcttaaatatatttttccattaaatacaCAATGATAAAGATAAATTAtcttgaaataaatttctattatcCTTCCTAAACATTTATCTCTCTTGACTTATCTTAGTGAttttaaatatttgataaatcaatttaatttgaaataaattcaaaagagaaatatatcgtACTACATGAACGATACTGGTAATTTAAACATAGCTGTTGCTAATTATATGAACGGATACATTATTGACGGTTCAAGATTCAATCGAAATAACTTCAATGATTACCATGAacaaatttaacttaatatttaatttaacattgccataaaagtataaaaattgcAACTCATTTAAATTACATTCATTCCGTTTTACTTCCTTCTTCTAAAATGCATTTGCTTCGCATTCCACTTATATTATATAAGGCTTATATTATTTGTACCAAAATGTTTAgcaataaatgaaaataagaaattttcttttacagcCCACCTACTTTGTAATTGAGACATCCAAATAAGAGATAAGCTCATGAGCATTAATTTGTTAGTTTATAATCCGACAATTAGtcaattatataaattatattgcaTGTCAACTCTTTATAAATAGGAGGGTCCTCCCTTCAATTCCACGGCCCTTATGGACGGTGACATAGTCAAATTCTGGGGAATTGCCCTTTTTCGGAGATTGAACCTTTAGAAGGACATGACATCGACTTGAGATCAAGCCATCAAGGTCTTCCAGCATGGCTCGTGAAGAATATCAAAATCATGACATTCGATTTGAGATTAACCCATCAGGGCCCATTAATGTAGTCCAATTAGTAAGAAGGATCTTAAACTCGTGATGTTCAATTCAAGATTAAGCTATCAATACCATCGAATTATCtatgagaaaagaaagaatcatagGGTTTTACGACTTGATATTATAATAAGTATTGTAcgttatatattgaaattaataaaactcAATGTATAATTTCTGATCCAAGTTCATATCGGCAATTATACAAACACATACGAAGAAATATTTGCGAACACATGCCCACGTATAACCTAGATTTGTACAGTCAATATAATCTCATCCTTATATATTTTTAGGGACATTTCCAATATTTTGTAAAATCGTGCCCTATCCAGTTGTACGATATGATTTAGTGAAACTATTTTTGAGAGACTAGCAATTAATCAAGACAACCATGTTCAATAAGTGGCTATTCCCCTTTTGTCACTAATGCTCTAGATTAGGCCATTAGTGTCTTTGAGTAATTGTTAGCTATAATACGGCCATATTTGTGCTGGGCTGTAGTCATGCCATGAAATTTTGTCACTTTGTTTAATAATATACGTCTTTTGAAAGTTGCAACACCTCAAAACTCGATGAGTGCCACAAAGGCTGTACCAACTAGGGTCTTGGTCAATAAAGTAAATTATCGACTATTCTACAAGAGGAAGATGTAAATCAACCCTCTCATTGTCCTTCCCAGGTAAGGCCCGCAATTGCATTTTGTTAGTGATTGACATTTTGCTGGCCCAATCGTGAAGGTCCATTTTAACTAAAGGAAGGGGCACCCAAATCTAATACAAATCTCAGGTCCTTGGTGCATCTACCCTTATCTAAATCATCAGCAATGTCGCACCACCTTAATGCCGCATTTGGTTATAAGCTCATCTTATTGAACTTGGTGATCAACATTCATCCTTGTTACTAATAAGACATAACAAATGGATTAAACTATGCTGAATATGTAGAATTTATAGGCCTCTAGATTTAGATATCTCAAAGTTTTCTCGCTAGCTTATTGATTTTAATAACTAAGATGAGTTTTATGGTTTTTCTTTCGTTTGTCCTTCTTTTTCGTGCTTTTAcctttcttcttgttcctcGAAGAGTCACTGTGTACCACGCAATACACTACAACCCCCCGCTATCGACGTACATCTAGCTACTACCAGTCACCCTAGCCATTTGATGGTGCCCCAATTTTGGCATGTCCATATGTAATTagtatatatgatttttttttagcctAAATTGGTCCATCGTGTCTGCCCTTGGGTCCCCTCCCAAGCTTAAGTCAACATGTGTAAAGAAAACAAAGGGAGCATTATGGGAAGTGTTCCTTCTGACATGGCATTGAAGTGCTTTGAAGATGATATTTCCCATATGGGAAATATGATGATGCCCAGGATTGTGTTTAAGGTTTTACCTATATGAAACTACAACAGAACAAAGAGTGTCAGTAAATACACGGTTAAATGCTGCTatatcataaacttttcacCAACATCTTACATATGCGGCTATATCCATAAGCTTTGTCCTCATTTATAAATCCAATGATATGCATCGCTTTTGTCAATTTTTACAAATGCCGTTATATCCATAATTTTGCCAACCCATACTACTTGCTAgtttaatattctttctttttcttgataattgtTTGTCAACGTTATTTACAAAAGAGAAGGGCTCATGCAACATGCCGTAAGGCTATGTTTGTTCGTCCGGATTTTTAATTGAGATAGGACtgaatatgatatgatatgaaattatgagatttttttatattatattcattgtttggtgaatcacagtattaaagtcgaatatgttcacatcatatcatgtatatttttttgatataaacggcatatcattataaataaacctaaatatttataaatggagatggtgaaaaatctcttgtaatttatttttattttatttttcctcttttttatattattttctttattatttcttttttcccctttcatcattctttaataaaactttatcaaatagtaaactgtactaacatacctaaaatacaaaaatacctaaaatatataataaatataaatatttaatttatagattgaatatttattataagatagaattaaagttgaatatataaattaaaatagggttaactaaaaatatttttttattttttatttcttaaattagaattcaaatattatttatattgaaatataatttcaattttgttaatttaataatttttttattcgagaaaaataactttcatattatggacattagggctatgcatgataaaatttctacttctctatttctctatttctctattctTCGAattaggtttggaatagaaatccgtttggtaacacaatttgatttttctatttctattctagaaattgatttgaagaagaaatcaaaagctaaaatttttaactttttcaattttgaaatataaattgagaaatcaatttcggccaaaatttggtttatgttccaaaaattttgtcatgagCACCCTGGAAATTCTATTCACTTTTATCCCAcctatgagataattttatcttgtttatatctcccttatatccgactttatcctatcctaaGTGAGCACCAAATGTAagataggataaatcatatcatattccaaattttatccCAACTGCCAAACGTAGCCTAGGGGATTTGAAAACATTAATCACCAGCGGATGTCATTCACATTAGAAGAAAAAAGTCTCTTAATTTGATTTCAATTAGGGATAATTCCCTACAAGATATTTTGTTGACTAAATTCTGATTAGGAATCACTACGATCACTCACATCGAATTCCAGTTAAGCCACATTtaagccaaaaaggaaaatagataagCAGTTGTTTTGCCAAAAAGTGTCGACAAAATGAGCTAATCGACACATCATGAAAGGGGTTACTACCGATTCTCGTAGGGAAAACGTGAATTGacgagaaaattaaaattacggAGAACTGgtgttcattgatttttttcttttggtcgaaaGTACCATTCGTATTCATATTAGCGATAATTACAGTAGGAATTTACAACATCCATAGATAGTATGTGAAGGAGTGCATGAGGAGGTTGAGATAACCAGTTAAGGGCCGGGTCAGTGGTGCGATGGGCCTTCGCTGCCCAGTCGGCGGCCCAGTTCGCATCTCTCAAACAATGCTGGAGGGTTAGGTCAGAGAATCTGGATAGTAGCCTGAGCGCCTCCTCCACGAGTGGCCGAAGCTCCCACACGGGCGAACAGCCATGATGCACTGCAGCAAGAAGGGGAAGGTAGTCCGATTCAACCTCAATCGTGGTATGGTGAAGCCCTCGTCGCAGCAGATGGTGAAGTGTACAGGTGAGTGCGTTGAATTCAGTTTCCAGTGCTGATGTTGCTCTAAACCTGCATGAGAAGCCATCCAATAGCCTACCTTGGTGGTCTCTATAGACACAGGCCATCGACCCCTCGGTGCCGCCTGGTTGAAAGGCGCTGTCGACATTATATTTGAGGGTTCCAAGGGCTGGAGGTCGCCACTGGTGCGTGGGATGGTGAAGGGGAAGGCTTGATCTTGTTCGGGTAACAGCAGGGGAGGTGAAGGCCTTGGTCTACTCGACGGCCAGTTCGACGACTCTTCCCGGATCTGGCTGCTGATTGCAGAATACGACGTCATTGCGCATTCTCCAAATTTGCTAGAGAGTATTAACAGTCATCTCTAGCCCCAGTAGGTGTTCAGGAGTAGCCGCTCTTGCACTGAGCCATTGATCGATCCTCTGAATTTGCATAGGGGAGATTGGGATGTTAAGCTTCTGATTTTCCCATACAGCACGAGTCCATGCGCAATGAAAGAAGAGGTGCTCGATGGTCTCCGAACACTGCTGTCAACACATAGGGCACCAAGGATCTGAGGCGATGTGTTGGTGAAACAAGTTGGCCTTCGTCGCAATGGTACTCTGACAAAGTGCCCGGGTAAAAACTCTGATCTTTGGTGCCGTTTGCATCGACCAAATTCGATGCCATAAGATTTTAGGATtctgatatgatgatgatgctgtatGACTATTGGTAGTTCTTGCTTGCTGAAGTAGCTTATGGTAGCAACTCTTGACCGTATATTCGCCATCTTTTGTGCCTGTCTAGATGATACGATCTACGATAGGAATATGTCTGATTGGTATATTCAATACCTGGGCTATGATATCTTCACCTAATAGAGGGAGGAGTTGAGGTTGGTTCCAGGTTTGGTGTGTCGGATCAATAAGATCCGCCACCAACAATGGATCATCTTTGTTGTTCGGTCCATATAGAGTGTCAATAGGTAACCAACGGTCGCCCCTTATTCTTATATCGCAGCCGTCACCTACTCACCAGCATGGATGAGGACCACTAGCATTCCTCCCCAATAAGAGACTCTTCCATCTCCATGAGGCCCGAGCTGCTGGAGTAATAGATAGGAAATTTTGCGTAGGAAAGTACAGACCTTTAAATAGTTGACTCCATAACGCCAAGGGCTGTTTCAATAATCGCCAAGCCTGTTTTCCAAGCATAGCTTCATTAAAGGCTATAAAATCCCGAAAGCCTAAGCCGCCGTCATCTTTACTCATTTTCAACAGATCCCATTTTCGCCAATGAATACCCTTCCTATTTTGATCATTCTGCCACCAGAACCTGGCAATGCTTTGCTCTAGAGATTTGCAAATCGACAAAGGAATCTTAAAAATAGACATTGCATAATGTGGTAGGGCTTGCACGACAAATTTAACAAGTACTTCCTTACCGCCTTTGGAGAGTAACTTACCCTTCCAGCCCTCCAACTTGGCATGAACATGCGCTAGAATCCAAGAGAACATTTCCCTCTTAGATCGACTCCACTCGAACGGTAATCCCAGGTATTATTTTCCACACCTAGTCAATACCGGTACTCTTAGCTCACCCGACATATTATCTTGCAAGGCAGATGGACAGTAATTACTGAAAATAATGCCGGACTTATTGCGATTCACAACTTGACCCGTTGCCAAACAATACTGGTTCAGAATGCTAGCAACATTCTGACATTCTCGAATGGTCCCATCTAGaaagaaaatagcatcatcGGCGAAAAATAGATGGGACGGGGTTGGACACCATTGATTGAAACGTATACCTTTAATGTGTCCCATACTGACAGCTTGATTGAGTAAGGTTGATAACACATTTGCTACCAGAATAAACAAATATGGAGATAAGGGGTCACCTTATCTTAGACCTCGCGAAGGGGAAAAGTAGGGAAGTGGCTCGCCATTAAATTTCACACTCAAGGAAGTATTAGATACACACTGCATAATCCATCGGACCCATGTGGGATGGAAGCCCAATTTGTGGAGATAGTCGTTTAGGAAATCCCACTCAACCCAATCATACGTCTCTTGCATGTCTATCTAACCGGTGTTCATTGATTAAATGGTGGTCTCTTGCCCGAATTTCAATCATTATATTTATAGCTACTAACCGCAGTTAACAACTAGTTAAGAGAAATATAAGCCGAAAATGAAAATAGATAAGCAGTGAACAATTCTTTTGTGTTTGTGCGAACTAGTTTAAAAGCTCATGATTCAATTCAAATTAAGCAGAGGAAACCTTATCGTGGGATGTGCTTTTGCACATGCTACCGTTAATAATTGGGACACGCATAATAATCATTatgtttctttatttgtttatttttctattccttggaatatgtttggaatagaaattcatttggtaatgacatttcaattttttttttgaatagatttctactccagaaatagatttgaatagaaataaaaaattaaaatttttagcttttctatttttagaacaaaagtgagaaatgaaaattattcttattgttCACTCTCATCACTACCCGCAGCTCATGGGACATTGGATACTTATTGCCGACCGTTGGAAGTTGGCTGCCCACCGCCCACCACCTTTCACCAACCGCTCGCTGTTGGTCATTAGACGCCGGTCGCTCGCCTCTTGCGCTTGATTGTTGGTTGCCAGATGCCAATCGCTTGTTTGCCGTTGAACACTGGCCACCAGACGTTGGATGCCTCTCACCAccattcaagagagaaaaattttgtgtcattatcaaacgaatttctatttcaagtatggaaattttataaagttatcaaatgtatatttttgctcagaaacttgtccaagaaatagaaataaaaagatcaATTTCTAGCTATAAATTGATTTCTTGAATATAATGGTTATCATGTGCACCCTTAATGCTTGGCATCATGAACTTTATGTTTAATTTTGGTGATGCATTAGCTACATGATCCTGCTTCCATTGCCTTGGATGGAAATTCTAGCTTAGTCATCGCTGCGAATAGTTGATGGAAAatgctatttcctttttcttgcgAAGTCCTAAATAATCTCACATAGGGGTGTCAATAATTTGATTCGATTCAGATTTTCAGAAAATCCTAACCGAATCGAATCTTTTGGGTGtgcattaatttaaaaaatccaaaattatccATGGAAAATCTTAAATCAACCCGCTCAAagtatgaaataaaaaatcctctTCTCTTCATAAATAGGAGGCTCCTCCCTTTATCACCACACCCCTTATGGACGGTGACATATAGTGAAAATCTGGGGAATTGCTCTTTTTCGGAGATTGAACCTTTAGAAGAACGCGACCCCGACTTCAGATCAAGCCTTCAAGGTCTTCTGGCGTGGCTCGTGAAGAATATCGAAATCATGATATTCGATTTGAGATTAAGTCATCAAGCCCCGCAAGTTCAGTCCAATTAGTAAAGAGGAACTGCAACTCGTGATGTTACGAATACCCTGGAGTTATATCTAAGATTTGATATT harbors:
- the LOC104435631 gene encoding 60S ribosomal protein L12 — its product is MPPKFDPSQVVDVYVRVTGGEVGAASSLAPKIGPLGLSPKKIGEDIAKETAKDWKGLRVTVKLTVQNRQAKVSVVPSAAALVIKALKEPERDRKKTKNIKHNGNISLDDVIEIAKVMKPRSMAKDLSGTVKEILGTCVSVGCTVDGKDPKDLQEEISDGDVEIPLD